Proteins encoded together in one Kingella oralis window:
- the pheT gene encoding phenylalanine--tRNA ligase subunit beta, with product MQFPHSWLTQHANPNLSPDQLAHLLTMAGLEVEETAPAAPAFSGVVVAEVKSVEKHPDADRLNVTQVDAGTGELLQIVCGAPNVRVGAKVPCALAGAVLPENFKIKPTKMRGVESNGMLCSAKELGNDDGVNGLLILPDDAPVGMNIRDYLDLDDTLFTLKITPNRADCLSIKGIAREVAALTGCDFRQPEIKAMPVSSAKTQAVKIAAPDDCGVFFTRVIEGVNARAASPAWLVQRLARCGIRSVSALVDIGNYVMLEIGQPMHVFDADKLSGCLTVRRAQNDETLACLNDKTVELSDNTLVVADEAAALSIAGLMGGEASAVSDDTQNIVLESAWFAPDIIAGKSRQYGFGSDSSFRFERGVDTQIQRDAIERASELVLQICGGAAGEIVSAAGRQPENHTVNVRTSRVAKILGVDIGAARIGEILRGLGLQPEASADGFTVRSPSFRFDIEIEADLIEEIARVHGYENIPDDRTSGKLAMLALPETRRSRAAVYRKMAERGFQEVVSYAFVNEDWERDFAANESPVRLQNPLAAQYSVMRSTLIGGLIEILQNNLNRKQSRVRVFEIARIFRDETAHGQPERIGALVYGSALPEQWGAAARAADFYDVKADVESLLAGKTAEFVRMEHPALHPGRSAEIRVDGAAVGFIGELHPQWLQKYDLPQAALVFELDMAAVLACEKVRYQAVSKFQPARRDLAFVLSEAVSYAELEGSLKTVRSPLIREIALFDVYRGAGLPENTKSMAVKIILQSDSETLTDEAVEPIVAKLIAAAEGVGAKLR from the coding sequence ATGCAATTCCCCCACTCATGGCTCACCCAACACGCCAACCCCAACCTATCCCCCGACCAACTCGCCCATCTGCTCACCATGGCGGGCTTGGAAGTGGAAGAAACCGCGCCTGCCGCGCCCGCATTCAGCGGCGTGGTGGTTGCCGAAGTCAAATCCGTTGAAAAACACCCTGATGCCGACCGCCTCAACGTTACTCAAGTGGACGCGGGCACGGGCGAGCTGCTGCAAATTGTGTGCGGTGCGCCCAATGTGCGTGTGGGCGCGAAAGTGCCGTGCGCCTTGGCGGGCGCGGTGCTGCCTGAAAATTTCAAAATCAAGCCCACCAAAATGCGCGGCGTGGAATCCAACGGAATGTTGTGTTCCGCCAAAGAGTTAGGCAACGATGACGGCGTAAACGGCTTGTTGATTTTGCCCGATGATGCGCCCGTGGGCATGAATATCCGCGATTATTTGGACTTGGACGACACGCTGTTCACGCTGAAAATCACGCCCAATCGCGCCGACTGTTTGAGCATTAAAGGCATCGCCCGCGAAGTGGCCGCGCTCACGGGCTGCGATTTTAGGCAGCCTGAAATTAAAGCGATGCCCGTTTCATCAGCAAAAACGCAAGCGGTCAAAATTGCCGCGCCCGATGATTGCGGCGTGTTTTTCACGCGCGTGATTGAAGGCGTGAACGCCCGCGCCGCTTCGCCCGCTTGGCTGGTGCAACGCTTGGCGCGGTGTGGCATTCGCAGCGTGTCCGCGCTGGTGGACATCGGCAATTATGTGATGCTGGAAATTGGGCAGCCGATGCACGTTTTTGATGCGGACAAACTTTCAGGCTGCCTCACTGTGCGCCGCGCGCAAAACGACGAAACGCTGGCGTGTCTCAACGACAAAACCGTTGAATTGTCAGACAATACTTTGGTGGTGGCAGACGAAGCTGCCGCGTTGAGCATCGCGGGCTTGATGGGCGGTGAAGCGAGCGCGGTGTCGGACGACACGCAAAACATTGTGCTGGAATCGGCATGGTTCGCGCCCGACATCATCGCGGGCAAATCGCGCCAATATGGCTTTGGTTCGGACAGCTCATTCCGCTTTGAGCGCGGCGTGGACACGCAAATCCAGCGCGATGCGATTGAACGCGCCAGCGAATTGGTGTTGCAAATTTGCGGCGGCGCAGCGGGCGAAATCGTGTCCGCAGCGGGTAGGCAGCCTGAAAACCATACGGTGAACGTGCGCACATCTCGCGTAGCAAAAATTTTGGGCGTGGACATCGGCGCAGCACGCATCGGCGAAATTTTGCGCGGCTTGGGTTTGCAGCCCGAAGCCAGCGCAGACGGCTTCACCGTGCGCTCGCCCAGCTTCCGCTTTGACATTGAAATTGAAGCGGATTTGATTGAAGAAATCGCCCGCGTGCATGGCTACGAAAATATCCCTGACGACCGTACATCGGGCAAATTGGCGATGCTTGCGCTGCCTGAAACGCGCCGTTCTCGCGCTGCGGTTTACCGCAAAATGGCGGAACGCGGCTTCCAAGAAGTCGTGAGCTATGCCTTTGTAAACGAAGATTGGGAGCGTGATTTTGCCGCCAACGAATCGCCCGTGCGCCTGCAAAACCCGCTGGCGGCGCAGTATAGCGTGATGCGTTCCACGCTGATTGGCGGCTTGATTGAAATCCTGCAAAACAATCTGAACCGCAAACAAAGCCGCGTGCGCGTGTTTGAAATTGCGCGAATTTTCCGTGATGAAACGGCGCATGGGCAGCCTGAACGCATCGGCGCGTTGGTGTACGGCAGCGCGTTGCCCGAGCAATGGGGCGCGGCGGCGCGGGCGGCGGATTTTTATGATGTGAAAGCCGATGTGGAAAGTTTGTTGGCGGGCAAAACGGCGGAATTTGTGCGCATGGAACACCCCGCCCTGCACCCTGGCCGCAGCGCGGAAATTCGCGTAGACGGCGCGGCAGTGGGCTTTATCGGCGAATTGCACCCGCAATGGCTGCAAAAATACGATTTGCCACAAGCGGCGTTGGTGTTTGAACTGGATATGGCGGCGGTATTGGCGTGCGAAAAAGTGCGCTATCAAGCAGTGTCCAAATTCCAGCCCGCGCGGCGCGATTTGGCGTTTGTGTTGTCCGAAGCGGTGTCATATGCCGAGCTAGAAGGCAGCCTGAAAACAGTACGCAGCCCGTTAATCCGCGAGATTGCACTGTTTGACGTGTATCGCGGCGCAGGCTTGCCCGAAAACACCAAGAGCATGGCGGTGAAAATTATCCTGCAAAGCGACAGCGAAACGCTGACCGATGAAGCGGTTGAGCCGATTGTGGCGAAGCTGATTGCGGCAGCGGAAGGCGTGGGGGCGAAGTTGCGTTAG
- a CDS encoding DNA-methyltransferase — protein sequence MNNRILISGSLKKHHAENHIIYHENALLVMRRILDKYPNGCFDMIFADPPYFLSNGGFTCQNGQMVSVNKGDWDKSQGMAADMAFYEEWLGLCYALLKPNGSIWVCGTHHNIYLIGYLMQTLGYHILNNITWEKPNPPPNLSCRFFTHSTETLLWAKKGKRAKHTFQYDVMKAQNGGKQMKSVWQIAPPAASEKTLGKHPTQKPLALLERCIQAASNPNDWIFDPFMGSGTTGVAALKHGRNFCGCEINDEFFELAKKRLQT from the coding sequence ATGAATAACCGCATACTCATTTCAGGCAGCCTGAAAAAACATCATGCCGAAAACCACATTATTTATCACGAAAATGCGCTGCTGGTGATGCGGCGAATTTTGGATAAATACCCCAATGGCTGTTTTGATATGATTTTCGCCGATCCGCCCTATTTTTTATCCAATGGCGGGTTTACTTGTCAAAATGGGCAAATGGTGTCGGTAAACAAAGGCGATTGGGATAAATCGCAAGGCATGGCGGCAGATATGGCGTTTTACGAAGAATGGCTGGGGTTGTGCTACGCGCTACTCAAACCCAACGGCAGCATTTGGGTATGCGGCACGCATCACAATATCTATTTAATTGGTTATTTAATGCAAACCTTGGGCTACCACATACTGAACAACATCACATGGGAAAAGCCCAATCCACCGCCCAATTTATCCTGCCGTTTCTTTACCCATTCCACCGAAACGCTGCTTTGGGCAAAAAAGGGCAAACGCGCCAAACACACCTTTCAATATGATGTGATGAAAGCACAAAACGGCGGCAAACAAATGAAAAGCGTCTGGCAAATTGCACCGCCTGCCGCATCTGAAAAAACATTGGGCAAACACCCCACGCAAAAACCGTTAGCGTTGCTAGAACGATGTATTCAGGCTGCCTCAAACCCAAACGATTGGATTTTTGACCCCTTTATGGGCAGCGGCACAACAGGCGTAGCCGCGTTAAAACACGGTAGAAATTTTTGCGGCTGCGAAATAAATGATGAATTTTTTGAATTGGCGAAAAAGAGATTGCAAACATGA
- a CDS encoding DNA adenine methylase, giving the protein MNKIPIGSLKTSSKPFLKWAGGKAKLAPFIQSHLPAHSCHRLIEPFAGSAALSLALEYDAYLLNDNNADLINLYQSLKCHQQEFIDYARSFFIAPNNQDTQFYALRDQFNASQNAEERAALFIYLNRHAFNGLCRYNSKGGFNVPFGKYQSPYFPEREMQAFIQKSNRITLMCGDFQAALNLATSDDAVYCDPPYAPLSETASFTAYSQNGFNANDQQRLAQAAQLVAQQAQSVLISNHDTPFTRSLYRHAKIQTVEVQRNIAANGEHRKKVGELLAIYE; this is encoded by the coding sequence ATGAATAAAATCCCAATAGGCAGCCTGAAAACCTCATCCAAGCCCTTTCTAAAATGGGCAGGCGGCAAAGCCAAACTTGCACCGTTTATCCAATCGCATTTGCCTGCACACTCGTGCCATCGCTTGATTGAACCCTTTGCAGGTTCAGCAGCTTTATCGCTGGCTTTGGAATACGATGCTTATTTGTTAAACGACAACAATGCCGACTTAATCAACCTATACCAATCATTAAAATGCCACCAGCAAGAATTTATTGATTACGCTCGCTCATTTTTCATCGCCCCCAATAACCAAGATACGCAATTTTATGCACTGCGCGATCAATTCAACGCCAGTCAAAACGCAGAAGAACGCGCCGCCTTGTTTATTTATTTAAACCGCCACGCATTTAATGGCTTATGCCGCTACAACAGCAAAGGCGGCTTTAATGTGCCATTTGGCAAATACCAATCGCCCTATTTCCCCGAGCGAGAAATGCAAGCGTTTATACAAAAATCTAACCGCATCACGCTGATGTGTGGCGATTTTCAGGCTGCCTTAAATTTGGCAACAAGCGATGATGCGGTGTATTGCGACCCACCGTATGCACCGTTAAGCGAAACCGCTTCATTTACCGCATACAGCCAAAACGGTTTTAATGCAAACGACCAACAGCGTTTAGCACAAGCCGCGCAACTTGTCGCGCAGCAAGCACAAAGCGTGTTGATTTCCAACCACGACACCCCATTCACCCGCAGCCTGTATCGCCATGCAAAAATTCAAACCGTTGAAGTGCAACGCAACATTGCTGCCAATGGCGAGCACAGAAAAAAAGTTGGCGAATTGTTGGCGATTTATGAATAA
- a CDS encoding class 1 fructose-bisphosphatase: MTTLAQFLRDHTAQHAIPHDLIATVSSIIQACTQISTRVRLGALSSGVLGEAGTGNIQGETQKNLDVLANQLLIAALQATPSVAGLASEEEDTFIACNENGSHLVLFDPLDGSSNIDVNISIGTIFSILPKPQGSLKTESFLQQGNAQIAAGYVLYGVQTLLMLTFKHGVYGFTLNEHNEFILTHTPQIPEQTAEFAINASNQRHWEAPTQHYIAELLAGKEGARGKNYNMRWVASMVAEVHRILMRGGVFLYPKDNRNPSKAGKLRLMYEANPMSLLVAQAGGAASNAHQDILSIQPNDLHQRVAVILGSKEEVARVNQLHAA, translated from the coding sequence ATGACCACACTCGCCCAATTTCTGCGCGACCACACCGCGCAACACGCCATCCCACACGATTTAATCGCCACCGTTTCCAGCATCATCCAAGCCTGCACCCAAATCAGCACACGCGTGCGCTTGGGCGCATTATCATCAGGCGTACTCGGCGAAGCAGGCACGGGCAACATTCAAGGCGAAACGCAAAAAAATTTAGACGTACTCGCCAACCAACTGTTGATTGCCGCGCTCCAAGCCACGCCCAGCGTGGCAGGGCTGGCCAGCGAAGAAGAAGACACCTTTATCGCCTGCAACGAAAACGGCAGCCATCTTGTGTTGTTTGACCCATTAGACGGTTCGTCCAATATTGATGTCAACATTTCCATCGGCACAATATTTTCCATCCTGCCCAAGCCCCAAGGCAGCCTGAAAACCGAATCTTTCTTGCAGCAAGGCAATGCCCAAATCGCCGCAGGCTATGTGTTATACGGCGTGCAAACCCTGCTGATGCTCACCTTCAAACACGGCGTGTACGGCTTCACGCTCAATGAACACAACGAATTTATCCTCACCCACACCCCGCAAATCCCCGAGCAAACGGCAGAATTTGCCATCAACGCCTCCAACCAGCGCCATTGGGAAGCCCCTACCCAACACTACATCGCCGAACTGCTCGCAGGCAAAGAAGGCGCGCGCGGCAAAAATTACAATATGCGCTGGGTGGCGAGCATGGTGGCAGAAGTGCACCGCATCCTGATGCGCGGCGGCGTGTTTCTCTACCCCAAAGACAACCGCAACCCCAGCAAAGCAGGCAAACTGCGCCTGATGTACGAAGCCAACCCCATGAGCTTGCTCGTTGCCCAAGCAGGCGGCGCAGCCAGCAACGCCCATCAGGACATTTTGTCCATCCAGCCCAATGATTTGCACCAGCGCGTTGCCGTGATACTGGGCAGCAAAGAAGAAGTGGCGCGCGTAAACCAGCTACACGCAGCCTGA
- a CDS encoding 2-isopropylmalate synthase has translation MQLDIDRLIAYFGGVNALAEALKQQDPENAASTAAIYKWRTRGSLPLNQLQKLTALAQAQGRPLDLNAFIHQQAELEKNTMNTNNRVIIFDTTMRDGEQSPGASMTKEEKLRLARQLEKLGVDVIEAGFAAASEGDWEAVHEIAKTVKNSTVCSLCRAVENDIRKAGEALAPAPKRRIHTFIATSPIHMEHKLKMKPKQVVEAAVKAVKIAKEYTDDVEFSAEDAVRSEHDFLVEIFTAVIEAGATTINIPDTVGYSIPSAWYERIRAIINSVPNSSKVVWSSHCHNDLGMAVANSLAAIQAGARQIECTINGLGERAGNASLEEIVMALKVRHDLFGLETGIDTAQIVPTSKLVSTITGYPVQPNKAIVGANAFSHESGIHQDGVLKHRETYEIMSAESVGWAANRLTLGKLSGRNAFKTKLQELGIELGSEEALNAAFARFKELADKKREIFDEDLHALISDEMSNLAPDRYKFISQRIVTETGEPPIAQIVFSVDGAEQHAEATGSGPVDAVFKAIESVANSGATLELYSVNAITKDTESQGETTVRLSKNGKIVNGQGADTDVLIATTRAYLSALSKLDKDAKVKAQGI, from the coding sequence ATGCAATTAGACATTGACCGCTTAATCGCCTACTTTGGCGGCGTAAACGCGCTTGCCGAAGCCTTAAAACAACAAGACCCTGAAAACGCCGCTTCCACCGCAGCCATTTATAAATGGCGCACACGCGGCTCGTTGCCCTTGAATCAGTTGCAAAAATTAACCGCTCTGGCACAGGCACAGGGGCGGCCTTTGGATTTGAACGCTTTTATCCACCAACAAGCAGAATTGGAAAAAAACACCATGAACACAAACAACCGCGTCATCATATTCGACACCACCATGCGCGACGGCGAACAATCGCCCGGCGCATCCATGACCAAAGAAGAAAAGCTGCGTTTGGCGCGCCAGTTGGAAAAACTGGGTGTGGACGTGATTGAAGCGGGTTTTGCCGCCGCCAGCGAAGGCGACTGGGAAGCCGTGCACGAAATCGCCAAAACCGTGAAAAATTCCACCGTCTGCTCGCTGTGCCGCGCGGTGGAAAACGACATCCGCAAAGCAGGTGAAGCGCTTGCCCCCGCACCCAAACGCCGCATCCACACCTTCATCGCCACCAGCCCCATCCACATGGAACACAAGCTGAAAATGAAGCCGAAGCAGGTGGTGGAAGCCGCGGTGAAAGCGGTGAAAATCGCCAAAGAATATACCGATGACGTGGAATTTTCCGCCGAAGACGCCGTGCGTTCCGAACACGATTTCTTGGTGGAGATTTTTACGGCCGTTATCGAAGCGGGCGCCACCACCATCAACATTCCCGATACCGTGGGCTATTCGATTCCCTCTGCGTGGTATGAACGCATCCGCGCCATCATCAACAGCGTGCCTAACAGCAGTAAAGTCGTCTGGTCGAGCCACTGCCACAACGATTTGGGCATGGCGGTGGCCAATTCGCTGGCGGCGATTCAGGCGGGCGCACGCCAAATCGAATGCACCATCAACGGTTTGGGCGAACGTGCGGGCAATGCCAGCTTGGAAGAAATCGTGATGGCGCTGAAAGTACGGCATGATTTGTTCGGTTTGGAAACCGGCATTGACACTGCGCAAATCGTGCCGACCTCCAAACTGGTTTCCACGATTACGGGCTATCCTGTGCAGCCCAACAAGGCGATTGTGGGCGCAAATGCCTTCTCGCACGAAAGCGGCATTCACCAAGATGGCGTGTTAAAACACCGCGAAACGTATGAGATTATGTCTGCCGAAAGCGTGGGCTGGGCGGCGAATCGTTTAACCTTGGGCAAGCTCTCGGGGCGCAATGCGTTTAAAACCAAGCTGCAAGAATTGGGCATTGAGTTGGGCAGCGAAGAGGCTTTGAACGCAGCATTTGCGCGGTTTAAAGAGTTGGCAGACAAAAAACGCGAGATTTTTGACGAAGATTTGCACGCGTTGATTTCGGATGAAATGTCCAATTTGGCGCCAGACCGTTATAAATTCATCTCGCAACGCATTGTTACCGAAACCGGCGAGCCGCCAATTGCGCAGATTGTGTTTAGCGTGGATGGCGCAGAGCAGCACGCAGAAGCAACGGGTTCGGGCCCTGTGGATGCAGTGTTTAAGGCGATTGAAAGCGTAGCAAACAGCGGCGCAACGCTGGAATTGTATTCCGTTAACGCGATTACCAAAGACACGGAAAGCCAAGGCGAAACCACGGTGCGTTTGTCTAAAAACGGCAAGATTGTGAATGGGCAGGGCGCGGATACGGATGTGTTGATTGCCACCACGCGGGCGTATTTATCGGCGTTGTCTAAATTGGACAAAGACGCGAAAGTGAAAGCGCAGGGGATTTAG
- the menA gene encoding 1,4-dihydroxy-2-naphthoate octaprenyltransferase: MALWLLIRPRTLPLTLGVVLAAHALAAAMGAFAWLPFALSLLTVLLLQILSNIANDYGDALRGTDANRSENAPTRAVASGQLNAAAVRRWLMATTLAATASGVALLLVCLHGWRDWLVFLLLGALAIAAALAYTLGRRPYGYRALGEVAVFLSFGLLGVCGNVYLQTHTLPAPVLLPAAGSGLLAANVLHINNIRDLSSDWAAGKHTLANKLGFSGSLKMHRVLLLAGLACYALYAELAWQSVLWLLALPMILCHAHRVAAARNEAEAGAELGAAVMLHFVVNALFAIGVLLT; encoded by the coding sequence ATGGCTTTATGGCTATTGATTCGCCCGCGCACTTTGCCGCTCACGCTGGGCGTAGTGCTGGCGGCGCACGCGCTGGCAGCGGCAATGGGCGCGTTTGCGTGGCTGCCGTTTGCGCTATCGCTGCTCACGGTGTTGCTGCTGCAAATTTTGTCCAATATCGCCAACGATTACGGCGATGCCTTGCGCGGCACAGATGCCAATCGCAGCGAAAATGCGCCCACGCGGGCAGTAGCTTCGGGGCAGTTGAACGCGGCGGCGGTGCGGCGTTGGCTGATGGCAACTACGCTGGCGGCAACGGCAAGTGGCGTGGCGTTGCTGCTGGTGTGTTTGCATGGCTGGCGCGATTGGCTGGTGTTTTTGCTACTGGGCGCGCTGGCGATTGCGGCAGCGTTGGCATACACCTTGGGGCGGCGACCGTATGGCTATCGCGCTTTGGGCGAAGTGGCGGTGTTTTTGAGTTTTGGCTTGCTGGGCGTGTGCGGCAATGTGTATTTGCAAACGCACACGCTGCCTGCCCCCGTGTTGCTGCCCGCAGCAGGAAGCGGATTGCTGGCGGCAAATGTGTTGCATATCAACAATATCCGCGATTTATCCAGCGATTGGGCAGCGGGCAAACACACGTTGGCAAATAAACTTGGCTTTTCAGGCAGCCTGAAAATGCATCGTGTGTTATTACTGGCAGGATTGGCGTGTTACGCGCTGTATGCTGAGCTTGCGTGGCAAAGTGTGCTGTGGCTGCTTGCGCTGCCGATGATTCTGTGCCATGCCCACCGCGTGGCAGCCGCCCGCAATGAAGCCGAAGCAGGCGCGGAATTGGGCGCGGCGGTCATGCTGCATTTTGTGGTGAATGCGCTGTTTGCGATTGGGGTATTGCTCACGTAA
- the alr gene encoding alanine racemase has translation MATFRKTLIVAALASAFAAPIAQAAPVLGDGNPATPETVSLKTANSWLEIDAAAFGRNLEAVKKMLGGKQKICAVIKGDAYGNSIELLMPQIIKHKIPCVGITSNDEARVVRASGYKGTVARLRTTTLGEIEDGFQYNIEELFGNLKAAQLADAAAAKRGKKLNIHLALNAGGMDRNGLALDTESGKADALAIAKLPHLNIVGIMTHFPVEDVADVKKGVQRFDEQSKWLIQAAKLDRSKLTLHTANSFTTVSVPEGRFDMVRPGALLYGEPIGGKQLEYVMAFKSRVGSVNRYPKGSTVGYDRTFTLKRDSRLANLPFGYSDGYRRAFTNKGHVLIRGHKVPVVGKISMNTTMVDVTDFPDIQANDEVVIFGKQGKAEIKQSEIEEIADVLFADIYTVWGNSNPKILKK, from the coding sequence ATGGCAACTTTCCGCAAAACCCTTATCGTCGCCGCGCTTGCCAGCGCATTTGCCGCCCCCATCGCCCAAGCCGCGCCTGTGTTGGGCGATGGCAATCCCGCCACGCCCGAAACCGTTTCCTTGAAAACCGCCAATTCTTGGCTGGAAATTGATGCAGCCGCGTTTGGGCGCAATTTGGAAGCCGTCAAAAAAATGCTGGGCGGGAAACAAAAAATTTGCGCCGTAATCAAAGGCGATGCCTATGGCAACAGCATTGAATTGTTGATGCCGCAAATCATCAAACACAAAATCCCTTGCGTGGGCATCACCAGCAACGATGAAGCCCGCGTGGTGCGTGCCAGCGGCTACAAAGGCACGGTGGCGCGGCTGCGTACCACCACATTAGGTGAAATTGAAGACGGCTTTCAATACAACATTGAAGAATTGTTTGGCAACCTGAAAGCCGCCCAGCTTGCCGATGCCGCCGCTGCCAAACGGGGCAAAAAACTCAACATCCATCTGGCGCTTAACGCAGGCGGTATGGACAGAAATGGCTTGGCATTGGACACCGAATCGGGCAAAGCCGATGCGCTGGCGATTGCCAAGCTGCCGCATTTGAATATTGTCGGCATCATGACGCACTTCCCCGTTGAAGACGTGGCAGACGTGAAAAAAGGCGTGCAACGTTTTGATGAACAAAGCAAATGGCTGATTCAGGCTGCCAAATTAGACCGCAGCAAATTAACCTTGCATACCGCCAATTCGTTCACCACCGTTTCTGTGCCCGAAGGGCGGTTTGACATGGTGCGCCCCGGGGCGTTGCTTTACGGCGAGCCGATTGGCGGCAAACAGTTGGAATATGTGATGGCGTTTAAATCGCGCGTGGGCAGCGTAAACAGATACCCCAAAGGCTCGACGGTGGGCTATGACCGCACGTTCACGCTGAAACGCGATTCGCGCTTGGCAAACCTGCCGTTTGGCTATTCGGATGGCTACCGCCGCGCGTTTACCAACAAAGGGCACGTGTTGATTCGCGGGCATAAAGTGCCCGTGGTGGGCAAAATTTCCATGAACACCACCATGGTGGACGTAACCGATTTTCCCGACATTCAAGCCAATGATGAGGTGGTGATTTTTGGCAAACAAGGCAAGGCGGAAATCAAGCAATCGGAAATTGAAGAGATTGCCGATGTGTTGTTTGCCGATATTTACACCGTATGGGGCAATTCCAACCCGAAAATTTTGAAGAAATAA
- a CDS encoding DsbC family protein: MKFRSTLAAAVVLAMTACGEAPAANGKPAPAHAHAASAAAKPTEAAAVSNKNVPDDVAKTITSKLESRYADRKLKVEEIAAAPVAGWYEVVVNGKNLVYVDASAEYMLVGDLISTQDGKSLTEERKAVLNKIDYDKLPFDKAIKEVRGNGKLQVAVFSDPDCPFCKKLEHEFGKMTDITIYNFMMPIPQLHPDAARKAVQIMCQPNTTKAWIEWMREGKMPASVAECKNSVAETTALGEGFGFNGTPTIVFPNGQVQSGFAPLPQLEEIIKANQK, encoded by the coding sequence ATGAAATTTCGTTCAACCCTTGCCGCTGCGGTGGTTTTAGCGATGACAGCCTGCGGCGAAGCCCCTGCGGCAAATGGCAAACCCGCCCCAGCACACGCCCACGCCGCCTCTGCGGCAGCCAAACCAACAGAAGCCGCCGCCGTTTCCAATAAAAATGTGCCCGATGATGTGGCAAAAACCATCACCAGCAAGCTGGAATCGCGTTATGCCGACCGCAAATTGAAAGTGGAAGAAATCGCCGCCGCGCCCGTGGCAGGCTGGTATGAAGTGGTGGTAAACGGCAAAAACTTAGTGTATGTGGACGCGAGCGCGGAATATATGCTGGTGGGCGATTTAATTTCCACCCAAGATGGCAAAAGCCTCACCGAAGAGCGCAAAGCCGTGTTGAACAAGATTGATTACGACAAGCTGCCGTTTGACAAAGCAATCAAAGAAGTGCGCGGCAACGGCAAGCTGCAAGTGGCGGTGTTCTCCGACCCCGATTGCCCGTTCTGCAAAAAGCTGGAACACGAATTCGGCAAGATGACCGACATCACCATCTACAACTTTATGATGCCGATTCCGCAGCTTCACCCCGATGCGGCGCGCAAAGCGGTGCAAATTATGTGCCAACCCAACACCACCAAGGCTTGGATTGAATGGATGCGCGAGGGCAAAATGCCCGCCAGCGTGGCAGAATGCAAAAACTCTGTTGCCGAAACCACCGCGCTGGGCGAGGGCTTTGGCTTTAACGGCACGCCCACCATTGTGTTCCCCAATGGGCAAGTGCAAAGCGGCTTTGCGCCGTTGCCGCAGTTGGAAGAAATCATTAAAGCCAATCAGAAATAA
- a CDS encoding 3'-5' exonuclease, with amino-acid sequence MTPILVFDIETIPDIPSVRLLNELPNTLSDHEVAEFAFQQRRAKTGSEFMPHHLQRIVAISCCLRWGDKIHIGTLGKPSSGEDEIIAEFFNLIAKYTPQLVSWNGGGFDLPVLHYRALVHGVAAPRYWDMGEGDFRDSRDFKYNNYLNRYHTRHCDLMDLLAMYTGRANAPLDDLAKMCGFPGKLGMDGGQVWQAYQNGEIENIRDYCETDVANTYLVYQRFRMMTGALSGDEYENEVEKLHEYLFSLSEDKEHWGVFLDAWG; translated from the coding sequence ATGACCCCCATCCTCGTTTTTGATATTGAAACCATCCCCGATATTCCCAGCGTTCGCCTGCTCAACGAATTGCCCAATACGCTATCCGACCACGAAGTTGCCGAATTTGCCTTTCAGCAACGCCGCGCCAAAACGGGCAGCGAATTTATGCCGCACCATTTGCAACGCATTGTTGCCATTTCCTGCTGCCTGCGCTGGGGCGACAAAATCCACATCGGCACGCTGGGCAAGCCAAGCAGCGGCGAAGACGAAATCATCGCCGAATTTTTCAACCTCATCGCCAAATATACGCCCCAGCTGGTGAGCTGGAACGGCGGTGGCTTTGATTTGCCTGTGTTGCATTATCGCGCGCTGGTGCATGGCGTTGCCGCGCCGCGCTATTGGGACATGGGCGAGGGCGATTTTCGCGACAGCCGCGATTTTAAATACAACAATTATTTGAACCGCTACCACACGCGCCATTGCGATTTAATGGATTTGCTGGCGATGTACACAGGGCGCGCCAACGCACCGCTGGACGATTTGGCGAAAATGTGCGGCTTCCCCGGCAAGCTCGGCATGGATGGCGGGCAGGTGTGGCAAGCCTATCAAAACGGCGAGATTGAGAACATCCGCGATTACTGCGAAACCGATGTGGCGAATACTTATTTGGTGTACCAACGCTTTCGCATGATGACGGGCGCGCTTTCGGGCGATGAATACGAAAACGAAGTGGAAAAGCTGCACGAGTATTTGTTTTCGTTATCGGAAGACAAGGAGCATTGGGGCGTGTTTTTGGATGCTTGGGGGTAG